A genome region from Glycine max cultivar Williams 82 chromosome 5, Glycine_max_v4.0, whole genome shotgun sequence includes the following:
- the LOC113001671 gene encoding uncharacterized protein → MPTVSRTEPVDEDIRDHIEDMIRDLGQDCFQQAHAPLYDKIESDSKKPLYSGCTSFTRLSAVLALVNLKVRFGWSDKSFTEFLVILKKMLPEQNALLKNHYKEKKILCTVGMEYQKIHACPNDCILYKNQFAEMRKCPTCGVSWYKINDDKFSDDASKNNSRPAKVCWYLPIIPRFKGLFANGHDAKTLTWHADGKKVMDCSDIWLILLNGRQLIISYGNLSGYSVKGHHACPICEGNMSFIQLKHGNKIVYVKHRRFLKPYHPYQQLKETFNGSQENESALQPLAGNEFYDRVKDIITIFGKTQKKTSS, encoded by the exons ATGCCAACAGTTTCTCGCACTGAGCCGGTTGATGAAGACATCAGAGATCATATAGAAGACATGATTCGCGATCTTGGACAAGATTGTTTTCAACAAGCACATGCACCTTTGTATGATAAAATagaaagtgattcaaagaagccatTGTATTCGGGGTGCACAAGTTTCACAAGGTTGTCAGCGGTGTTAGCTTTGGTCAACTTGAAGGTaagatttgggtggagtgacaaaagcttcactgAATTTCTTGTGATATTGAAGAAGATGCTTCCTGAACAAAATGCATTGTTGAAAAATCActacaaggagaagaagatTTTATGTACTGTGGGAATGGAGTACCAGAAAATCcatgcatgccctaatgattgcatattgtacaaAAATCAGTTTGCAGAAATGCGTAAGTGCCCCACATGTGGGGTATCATGGTACAAAATCAATGATGACAAATTTAGTGATGATGCAAGCAAAAACAATAGTCGTCCAGCAAAGGTGTgctggtatcttccaataataccaagATTTAAGGGATTGTTTGCTAATGGACATGATGCAAAAacccttacatggcatgcagatGGAAAAAAAGTGATGGATTGCTCCGACATCTGGCTGATCCTCCTCAATGGAAGACAATTGATCATTT CATATGGAAATTTAAGTGGATATAGTGTCAAAGGACATCATGCATGTCCTATATGTGAGGGAAACATGAGCTTCATCCAACTGAAACATGGAAATAAGATAGTATATGTCAAGCACCGAAGATTTCTGAAACCTTATCACCCGTATCAGCAATTGAAGGaaacttttaatggaagtcaggAGAATGAAAGTGCATTGCAACCATTAGCTGGAAACGAATTTTATGATCGGGTGAAGGACATCATAACTATctttgggaagacccaaaagaagacATCATCTTAG